From Toxorhynchites rutilus septentrionalis strain SRP chromosome 2, ASM2978413v1, whole genome shotgun sequence, a single genomic window includes:
- the LOC129768381 gene encoding uncharacterized protein LOC129768381 produces the protein MTSEKASLHLAVTTVALIIVVLCGEIKATTGSTIQPDGETSGELAEPRTFGRIRILKNFVLPILLLLGGIKMLLMFLVAVSLKTLFVGMSILIIHISFGLAKVINFFKMHTPEHKGWAFPEKAINIHVHTDPGHHVALEGPPDIHSSVAPLHPYARNDIVAPIHGAASTSHPYPQMYIPGLRNGNPPYPHWSQMARKR, from the exons ATGACATCGGAAAAGGCATCATTGCACCTCGCGGTTACGACAGTTGCACTAATCATTGTGGTACTTTGCGGTGAAATAAAAGCTACCACAGGATCTACGATACAACCGGATGGAGAAACGAGCGGCGAACTAGCAG AGCCCAGAACATTCGGCCGGATACGAATATTGAAGAACTTCGTACTCCCAATATTGCTCCTATTGGGGGGCATAAAAATGTTGCTGATGTTCCTTGTAGCCGTTAGTTTGAAAACCCTCTTCGTCGGAATGTCTATTCTGATTATCCATATTAGCTTCGGATTGGCGAAGGTTATCAACTTTTTCAAAATGCATACCCCAGAGCACAAAGGCTGGGCGTTCCCGGAGAAAGCCATCAACATCCACGTTCATACGGATCCGGGTCATCATGTTGCGCTGGAAGGGCCTCCGGACATCCATAGTAGCGTAGCACCCTTGCATCCGTATGCGAGGAACGATATAGTAGCACCAATCCATGGTGCGGCATCCACATCCCATCCATATCCGCAGATGTATATACCAGGACTAAGGAATGGCAACCCACCATATCCGCATTGGAGTCAAATGGCACGAAAACGATAG
- the LOC129766692 gene encoding uncharacterized protein LOC129766692, whose amino-acid sequence MDRLKKECPRALTNLVGEYENNLGILQKLGENTKGWSSLLVHMITLRLDQTTLRGWQRTADKKRMPTYDELIQFLRDYIGELETLRTDRNILESRSVPQNINTTTSYPSKEQCLACGRGHQLYYCESFKHMPLSQRISIVSKAGLCNNCLFGKHSPTSCKYGSCRECGAKHHTLLHNSAQNSPSTSYNRRQQTNDSTVSHITQSNSLLLSANKCNFQSNESLSNFKASDSHIVSRFDHSPPSQVFLATAVVKVLGSNGNSFLARALLDNASQPNLMTERFRRFLNIRKTPENTEIAGVGGDIAAVSNYSAVATVASRFNNYRVPLEFIVMEKVTNDLPTCTVDTSDWVIPENVRLADPSFAIKGPIDIVIGAQVFFDLIRNGHFKIAHDKPVLQNSVLGWLVSGLHLRRNPVQNHYSCQVSMYQDLDQRVNKFWELESCSSNVAWSVEEKRCEDNFIANTRRDSSGRYIVSLPKKEELIGQLGNSLSIAILRFYSLEKRFELNKELRHQYTQFMKEYLDLGHMKLVEPVEDIPGHHFYLPHHAVLKPDSTTTKLRVVFDGSCKTTSGFSLNDLLLTGPTVQDNMIFIILRFRMKRIVVTADITKMYRQIWVHEKDQMLQRILWRDSPSEPLRTYQLTTITYGTTSAPYLATRCLQKLADDEADNFPAAVPVVKKGFYVDDLMYGFDSLEEAEAAVRETSQMLEAAGFPLRKWASNRIEILELFPSDQHEQSPILELDHTAPIKTLGLLWKPISDELHFRIPEGPDKLVSTKRNILSYVCSMFDPLGLVGPVICSAKLLIQTLWERKFG is encoded by the coding sequence ATGGACCGATTGAAAAAGGAGTGTCCTAGGGCCCTAACCAACCTGGTGGGCGAGTATGAAAATAATCTAGGAATATTGCAGAAATTGGGAGAAAACACGAAAGGTTGGAGCTCATTACTAGTCCACATGATAACATTACGGTTAGACCAAACAACTCTCCGGGGCTGGCAGCGAACAGCAGACAAAAAGAGAATGCCAACATATGACGAACTGATCCAGTTTCTCCGCGATTATATTGGTGAACTCGAGACGCTAAGGACTGaccgaaatattctagaatccAGATCCGTTCCACAGAACATTAATACTACGACTTCATATCCTTCGAAAGAACAGTGTCTAGCTTGTGGCAGAGGACATCAACTGTACTATTGCGAAAGTTTCAAACACATGCCATTATCACAACGAATTTCAATTGTATCGAAAGCAGGACTCTGTAATAATTGTCTATTCGGAAAACATTCCCCTACCAGCTGTAAATATGGTTCTTGTCGGGAATGTGGAGCTAAGCATCATACGTTACTGCATAATTCTGCACAGAATTCGCCATCCACTAGCTACAATAGGAGACAACAAACCAACGACTCAACTGTTTCACATATAACTCAAAGCAATTCACTTCTACTTTCCGCCAACAAATGTAATTTTCAGTCCAATGAATCTCTCTCGAATTTCAAAGCCAGTGACAGCCACATTGTGTCTCGATTTGATCACTCCCCTCCAAGTCAAGTCTTCCTTGCGACCGCTGTCGTTAAAGTTCTTGGTTCTAATGGAAATTCATTCCTTGCTCGAGCCCTACTCGACAACGCCTCTCAGCCAAATTTGATGACTGAACGATTTCGACGATTTCTGAATATTCGTAAAACACCGGAAAATACGGAAATTGCCGGCGTAGGTGGTGATATCGCTGCAGTATCAAATTACTCAGCGGTTGCAACAGTAGCATCTAGATTCAACAACTATCGCGTTCCTCTTGAATTCATCGTGATGGAAAAGGTTACGAACGACCTGCCTACCTGTACTGTCGACACCAGCGATTGGGTTATTCCAGAGAACGTTCGTCTCGCTGACCCATCATTTGCTATAAAGGGTCCAATAGATATAGTCATCGGAGCTCAAGTATTTTTTGACCTTATTCGAAACGGTCACTTTAAGATTGCACATGACAAACCTGTTCTTCAAAATTCTGTTCTCGGGTGGCTAGTATCTGGGTTGCATCTTCGTCGCAATCCTGTACAGAATCATTACTCTTGTCAAGTATCAATGTACCAGGACTTAGACCAACGTGTGAACAAGTTTTGGGAACTGGAATCTTGCTCTTCAAACGTTGCCTGGTCGGTTGAAGAAAAGCGTTGTGAAGACAATTTCATTGCCAACACACGCAGAGATTCATCCGGCCGTTATATAGTCTCGCTGCCGAAGAAGGAAGAACTAATTGGTCAGCTAGGAAATTCGCTTTCGATTGCAATACTTCGATTCTATTCGCTAGAAAAACGCTTCGAATTAAATAAAGAACTTCGACACCAATATACACAATTTATGAAGGAATACTTAGACCTTGGACACATGAAGTTGGTTGAACCTGTTGAGGATATTCCAGGTCACCACTTCTATCTACCACATCACGCCGTCCTTAAACCGGACAGCACAACCACGAAGCTACGAGTGGTTTTCGATGGGTCATGCAAAACCACTTCGGGTTTTAGCCTCAATGATCTACTGCTAACTGGTCCAACTGTGCAAGACAATATGATTTTCATTATTCTCCGATTTCGAATGAAAAGGATAGTCGTGACAGCCGATATAACGAAGATGTACCGACAAATTTGGGTACACGAAAAGGATCAAATGCTACAGAGAATTCTCTGGCGTGATTCACCTTCTGAACCATTGCGTACGTACCAACTGACCACAATTACTTATGGTACAACATCAGCTCCGTATTTGGCGACCCGTTGTTTACAAAAATTAGCGGATGACGAAGCAGATAATTTTCCTGCAGCGGTACCTGTAGTTAAAAAGGGCTTTTACGTAGATGACTTGATGTACGGCTTTGACTCACTGGAAGAAGCAGAAGCTGCAGTAAGAGAAACATCTCAGATGCTTGAAGCTGCCGGATTTCCTTTGCGAAAATGGGCATCGAATCGCATTGAAATTCTGGAACTGTTTCCGTCAGATCAGCATGAACAATCTCCAATATTGGAACTCGATCATACTGCTCCAATCAAAACGCTCGGCTTACTGTGGAAACCCATATCCGATGAATTACATTTTAGGATTCCAGAAGGTCCTGATAAGCTCGTTTCGACAAAACGCAATATTCTCTCATACGTATGCAGTATGTTCGACCCACTCGGATTGGTTGGACCGGTGATATGTAGTGCCAAATTACTCATACAGACACTCTGGGAAAGAAAATTTGGGTAG